A stretch of the Aegilops tauschii subsp. strangulata cultivar AL8/78 chromosome 4, Aet v6.0, whole genome shotgun sequence genome encodes the following:
- the LOC109785013 gene encoding uncharacterized protein, with amino-acid sequence MVNSLGPHHSSSSSSSSSTSRSGQRPASGFARLLWTNSSSSSARAPVEKCRLRLPACCSTYTCHSPSRLARTMSASAMEDLRAKSMACAGVGGGEASSSAAASAAASRIIAQWAARRRQACEQMVLGGLDRRDRDSELMALARLHAVSTMLEASSFLRARADANDDDDDDGRRARSPERALVRRIAREWTAPAPAQPQGSPRGGHDGGVGEEWLGETERERVRSVRERVRRASQGGDGGDGHAPGLRGRQARAPTAARRMSMERLRELQGLSEQHAVSAFAHRGRIQSILRGRIIGGGRPTRDDVTISTAAGESGQITQSRPGSGAENITSDQATHLENASANHEIIQTLQPAQDQPDNVPNTSDALQDGQLDQAQDMHGYQEYSSDSGSSAQSGEHSGSSSDGNGSARQEAIAYVQPPPSVQWPGETSGSGASGQEAEEEEEEWHVIDNPEAEAQQWRPEDLGGFARHNRLQEDALYGMYRAELRELLSRRSVSNLLSSGFRESLDQLVHSYAQRQEHDPPAPLNQDHVQHQRIGGSDRAEHAAAGAQPAAGQRQQRRWRMVPPRRDWNRQPVHRPDELEVDEAIHDLRDDMAVLQRGMASTQQMLQACMEMQVELQRSIRQEVASAMHRSLSLHGTVRWYDDGSQWELVRKGTCCICCDSQIDSLLYRCGHMCTCSKCARELLRGAGKCPLCRAPIVEVVRAYSII; translated from the exons ATGGTGAACTCGCTAGGGCCACAccactcttcttcttcttcttcttcttcctccacctCTCGATCGGGCCAGCGTCCCGCCTCGGGATTTGCTAGGCTGCTCTGgaccaactcctcctcctcctctgctcgcGCGCCCGTGGAAaaatgccgcctccgcctccccgcCTGCTGCTCTACTTATACCTGCCACTCGCCCTCCCGCCTAGCTAGGACCATGTCGGCGAGCGCCATGGAGGACCTCCGCGCCAAGAGCATGGCGTGCGCCGGGGTCGGGGGCGGGGAGGCGTCGTCGTCCGCAGCGGCCAGCGCCGCCGcgtccaggatcatcgcgcagtGGGCCGCGCGGCGCCGGCAGGCCTGCGAGCAGATGGTGCTCGGCGGGCTCGACCGCCGCGACCGCGACTCGGAGCTCATGGCGCTCGCGCGCCTCCACGCCGTCTCCACCATGCTCGAAGCCTCCTCCTTCCTCCGCGCCCGCGCCGACgccaacgacgacgacgacgacgacgggaGGCGCGCGCGGTCGCCGGAGCGCGCACTCGTGCGGCGGATCGCGCGGGAGTGGACGGCGCCCGCGCCCGCGCAGCCGCAGGGCTCCCCGCGCGGGGGCCACGACGGCGGCGTAGGCGAGGAGTGGCTGGGCGAGACGGAGCGCGAGCGCGTGCGGTCGGTGCGGGAGCGCGTGCGCAGGGCCAGccagggcggcgacggcggggacggccacgcgCCGGGGCTCCGCGGGCGGCAGGCGCGCGCGCCGACCGCCGCCAGGCGCATGTCCATGGAGCGGCTGCGCGAGCTCCAGGGCCTCTCGGAGCAACACGCCGTGTCGGCCTTCGCCCACCGAGGCCGCATCCAG TCCATTCTGCGAGGCAGAATCATTGGTGGTGGAAGGCCTACGCGGGACGACGTGACGATTTCTACGGCAGCCGGAGAATCGGGACAGATTACACAGAGTCGTCCTGGATCTGGAGCAGAAAACATCACCAGTGATCAAGCAACTCACCTGGAGAATGCTTCTGCCAACCATGAGATCATCCAGACGCTTCAGCCAGCACAAGATCAGCCCGACAACGTACCAAACACCAGTGATGCTCTGCAGGATGGCCAGCTTGATCAGGCACAAGACATGCACGGGTACCAGGAGTACTCGTCGGACTCGGGGTCCTCGGCGCAGAGCGGCGAGCACTCCGGCTCTTCCTCCGACGGCAACGGCAGCGCGCGGCAGGAAGCCATAGCTTACGTGCAGCCTCCACCCAGTGTGCAGTGGCCAGGGGAGACATCGGGATCGGGTGCTAGTGGCCaggaagcagaggaggaggaggaggagtggcatGTCATTGATAATCCAGAAGCTGAAGCACAGCAATGGCGGCCGGAAGATCTAGGCGGCTTCGCTCGGCATAACCGTCTCCAGGAAGACGCGCTCTACGGAATGTACAGGGCTGAGCTCAGAGAACTCCTAAGCAG GCGCAGCGTCTCCAATCTGCTCAGCAGCGGCTTCCGCGAGAGCCTGGACCAGCTCGTCCACTCGTATGCTCAGAGGCAGGAGCATGACCCTCCAGCTCCACTCAACCAAGACCATGTCCAACACCAGCGGATCGGTGGATCAGACCGGGCCGAGCACGCCGCCGCCGGTGCGCAGCCTGCCGCCGGCCAAAGGCAGCAGCGGCGCTGGCGGATGGTGCCGCCTCGTCGTGACTGGAACCGGCAACCTGTGCACCGCCCAGATGAACTT GAAGTTGATGAGGCCATCCACGACCTGCGGGACGACATGGCCGTGCTCCAGCGCGGGATGGCCAGCACGCAGCAGATGCTGCAGGCGTGCATGGAGATGCAGGTCGAGCTGCAGAGGTCCATCCGGCAGGAGGTCGCCTCTGCCATGCACCGCTCTCTGTCCCTCCATG GGACAGTTAGATGGTACGATGATGGATCACAGTGGGAGCTGGTGAGGAAAGGGACCTGCTGCATCTGCTGCGACAGCCAGATCGACTCGCTTCTCTACAG GTGTGGGCACATGTGCACCTGCTCAAAGTGCGCCCGCGAGCTGCTCCGCGGGGCCGGCAAGTGCCCGCTGTGCCGCGCGCCCATCGTCGAGGTCGTCCGGGCTTACAGCATAATCTGA